The following proteins are co-located in the Vibrio azureus genome:
- the mioC gene encoding FMN-binding protein MioC: protein MIHIITGSTLGGAEYVGDHLSDLLNENGFETTIHNQPELSAIENQGTWLVITSTHGAGEYPDNIQPFIAALQNTPPKMADVKFAVIAIGDSSYDTFCAAGQHAYDLLEDIGATPISDCLKIDVLSHDVPEDAAEVWLNENLARFNA, encoded by the coding sequence ATGATCCACATTATTACAGGCAGTACGTTAGGTGGCGCAGAATACGTTGGTGATCACCTAAGTGATCTACTCAATGAGAACGGTTTTGAAACAACGATCCACAACCAGCCGGAGTTGTCTGCGATCGAAAACCAAGGCACTTGGTTGGTGATCACTTCAACTCACGGCGCGGGTGAATACCCAGATAACATTCAGCCTTTCATTGCTGCATTACAAAACACACCGCCTAAGATGGCAGACGTAAAGTTTGCTGTGATAGCGATTGGTGACTCAAGTTACGATACGTTCTGTGCTGCAGGCCAACATGCTTACGACCTGTTAGAAGACATTGGCGCAACACCTATCAGCGACTGCTTGAAGATCGATGTACTCAGTCACGATGTACCTGAAGATGCCGCAGAGGTGTGGTTAAACGAAAATCTTGCCCGCTTTAACGCATAA